AAATCGTCACTAATAAGATATTACCTGTGGTCATTAAGCCCTGACAGATAGCCAACAAAAGGACGTTTCTATTCATTGTTACTCTGCATTGTATAAAGGTAAGTTGTCATAAAGGGGTAACAGTGCGAGCGGTGTTTAGCCCGCACAGGTCAGTGCATTATGAGTTGTTTCTTAGTTTTGTTCAGCGCGTAAGAAAACCGGCTCATTTTCTTTTTGAGTTGCTTCTGCACTGAAATAGTAACCAGCTACGTCAAATTCTTTTAACGCTGCAAGCGATGTCACTTGGTTTTCCATGATATAGCGCGCCATCATGCCGCGGGCTTTCTTTGCATAAAAGCTGATCACCTTGTATTGACCATTTTTACAGTCTTTAAAGACTGGGGTGATGATGTCTGCTTTAAGCGCTTTTTTGTTAACGGCTTTGAAATACTCGTTCGAGGCAAGATTTACTAATTGCGTCGCACTTTCAGCGGCTAACGCTTCATTCAGCTTTTCAGCGATCACTGTGCCCCAAAACTCATAAAGATTTTTGCCTCGGGTATTTTCAAGCTTAGTACCCATTTCTAAGCGATAGGCCTGCATCAGATCTAGCGGTTTTAGTACGCCATATAAACCAGAAAGAATACGTAAATGTGATTGCGCGTAGTTTAACGAGTCTTCATTTAATGAAGCAGCGTCTAACCCAGTGTATACATCGCCGTTGAATGCCAGTACAGCCTGTTTCGCATTCTCAGGTGTAAAAGGCTGTTCCCACTCGCTAAAACGTGCGGCATTTAAGCCTGAAAGCTTGTCACTAATTTTCATCAAACTGCCAATTTGCTGCGGTGATAATTCACGACACACGGTCATTAACTCTTCTGAGTGTTCAAGTAACTCAGGTTGCGTGAAAGTGTCGATATGCGCTGGCGTATCGTAATCTAAGTTTTTCGCGGGAGAGATCACTGTGATCATGGCTTACCTATTGACTTAAAAATTAATTAGTGTCAATTTCAACACTATCCCTTTGTTACTGCAAGTGAAGATTGTTAAGTAGCAAGTAAAGCGGGATATGTGCTCTTCTTCTTCCTTTGAATATTTATTTAATTCTCAACTTGTGAGTGTCAAATAAGGACAATTGACCTATTCATGCCATTCACGCTATTGCAACATAGGAGAAGTAGAGTTTGCCCATAAGCTGTAAGAGGAATGAGGAAACATAATGACATCAGCATTAGATAGGCTAAAACAGCATTCATCAATCGTTGCCGACACGGGTGACATTGAAGCCATTCGTAAGCATCAACCAGAAGATGCAACCACTAACCCTTCACTGCTTTTAAAAGCAGCTGAAATGCCAGCCTATCAAGCCTATTTAACACAAGCTTGGGATTACGCAAAATCGAATGAGTCTGACGCAGACAAACAAGTCGAATTAGCGTGTGATTACTTTGCCGTATTAATTGGTAAAGAGATTGCCAATATTGTCCCGGGTTACATCTCAACTGAAGTAGATGCGCGCTTATCTTTTGATACAGAAGCGACGATTGCTAAAGCCAAAACCTTACTTGCACTGTACAAAGAGCAAGGTATCAGCCAAGACAAAATTTTAATCAAGATTGCATCGACTTGGGAAGGTATCAAAGCGGCTGAACAGCTAGAGAAAGAAGGTATTAAGTGTAACCTAACGCTATTATTTAGCAGTGCACAAGCCCGTGCATGTGCTGATGCCAATGTTTTCCTAATCTCACCATTTGTGGGTCGTATTCTTGACTGGCACGTTGCTAACGGCTTAGAAAAACCAACTGATCCACTGCAAGACCCTGGTGTGCAGTCTGTTCGCAGCATCTACTCTTTCTATAAGCAGCATGGTTATAATACTGTGGTAATGGGTGCTAGCTTCCGAAATACTGGTGAAATCATTGCATTAACGGGTTGTGACAAGCTAACCATTAGCCCTGCACTGCTTGAAGAGCTTGGTGAGCTTACCGATGCACAAGAGTACTTACTTGAAAACGACTATGAAGTACAAGCTAAGCCTGCGCCATTAACCGAAGCGCAATTCCGCTGGCAGCATAACCAAGATGCTATGGCCACTGAAAAGCTTGCTGAAGGTATTCGTGCTTTTGCTGAGGCACAAGAAACACTAGAAGCGCGTTTTAAAGCACTATAGTTAATAAACATATTCAATATAAACGCCGCATTATGCGGCGTTTTTTTATGCCCAAAAGCTATGTTCCCCCGCGTTTCATCTTCATCAAACTGTTACCTTACTGTAACAAAAGCAACACATAGTTGTTTTATTTTTAAGCGAGTTATGGTATACCGAAGTTGCTCAAAACGTATATCAAATATACAGAGCTGACGAAAAACCGTCATTTGAGGTCAATAATCAATGGGAGAACATCATGGATAGCCTAGACGATATCATTGCAGTATTAGAAAGTCCTGAAACAACAAAACGCACCTCTTCAAAAAAACAAAAACGAAAATGGCGCGAAATTGAAGCCTTTAAAGACAAACAACGTCTTCGTAAAGAGCTACAAGATCTCGATTATTTTGCAGACAATTTAGATCTAGAAGAACTAGATTTAATTTAAAAAATGGCTCCTTATGGAGCCATTTTTCGTTTTTTTCAGTGAACTAATAGCAACCCTCATTAATACTTAGATTAAGAGGTTGATATTACACTTGCCAGTTAATTGGAGTTTTACTCATACTATCAAGTATCTCGTTGGTCTTTGAAAAATGCTGGCAGCCGAAAAAACCTCTGTGTGCAGACAAAGGGGAAGGATGAGGTGCATGTAAAATATGATGGCGGTTTTTATCTATATTTTTGCCCTTCTTCTGAGCATGGGCGCCCCACAGTAAAAACACGACGCCTTCTCTATGTTGGTTAATTTCATCAATCACCTTATCAGTGAACTTTTCCCAACCTAGATGTTTATGCGAATGTGCTTGTCCTTGTTCAACCGTCAATACAGTATTAAGTAATAACACACCCTGCTCAGCCCATGACATTAAATAACCATGATCAGGAATATTAAACCCTTCTATGTCCTGCACCAGCTCTTTATACATATTTGCCAGTGACGGAGGCGGTTTAATACCCGGCAACACCGAAAAGCATAAACCATGGGCTTGATCTGGTCCGTGATAAGGGTCTTGGCCCAAAATGACCACCTTAACCTGCTCAAAAGGCGTGGCATCAAATGCTGAAAATACCTGTTGCTCGGGGGGGAAAACAGTCACACCTTCACTGCGCTTTTGAGCGACATACTCTAGCGTGTCTTTAAGGTAGGGTTGCTGGCTTTGTTCAGCGATAAAGTCTGACCAAGTCTTCATTATGATTGCTCTTGATAGTAACGGCGAGATTGCGACAGTTTATCACATAAGTCAGCAACTCCATCGAGCGCGCGTACACTAAATCGGTGTAATAGATCGGCATTTACCCTAATAAACTGCTGATGCTCAACAGCCGGGATCTGAGGCCAGTCTTGCCAATTAGTATGCTGTACGTCTTTCTTTGTTTTCTCCTCAGGTAATACAATTACTTGCGGTTTAAACTTGAGTACATTTTCAATACTAATTTGCGGATAATCCGCTCGACTTTGAGCGAACACATTATTCACTTGGCAAATTGACAATACCTGATGGATCATGGTGTTTTTATTGACACTCATCATAGGCTCAGGCCAAAGTTGATAAAATACATCCAGCGACTTTGCATCTTGATATTGGCTCTGTAGCTTGGCTAAACGCGCATCAAATTCTTTAGCCACTTGTTTGGCTTGTGCTTGATGACCTGTTAGCTTACCAAACTTTATTAGTTGCTCAGATACTTTAGTTAAGTCATTGGTTTCACTATAAACCACTCTAATGCCTAGCTTCTCGATTTTTTCAAGATCGGCTTTTTTATTGCCAGTTTGCCACGCGATCACCAAATCTGGCTTTAAAGCCAATAACTTCTCAAGTTGAATACCGTGATAGCCACCAATTCTTGAGATCTCAAGCGCCTGCTCTGGATAATCTGCATATTCAACGGTACCGACAATTTTACCGCCCGCACCTATGGCAAATAAGTTTTCAACAATGTGCGGCGCTAAAGCCACAATACGTTGTGCTTTATGTTGAATATCTGGTTGTGACGAGTTATGTGATTGATTTGCTGCAACATATTGACTTGTAAGCAGCAGAAAGCTGATCAATAAAGTCCTGTTTAACCACATCAGTAGTCAAATCCTTTTAGTGCTTTAACACCAGATTCAAAAGCATGCTTCACGTTTCGCACTTCACTTACTGTATCAGCAAGCTCAGTTAAACGACGGTGTGCACCACGACCAGTCACGATCACAGACTGCATTTTCGGACGATTCTCGATGGCGCTGATAACTTCATCTAAGTCTAAATAATCGTAGCTCACCATATAGGTCAGCTCGTCAAGTAACACTAAATCTATGCTATCGTCTGCTAACCACTTTTTAGCTTGCTGCCAAGTTTCCTCCGCTGCAGCCGTGTCTGTTTCACGGTTTTGCGTTTCCCATGTAAAGCCGGTTTTCATTACCGCAAAAGGGACACCTACTTTTTCAAGTAAGTTACGCTCACCGCAGTCCCACATACCTTTAATAAATTGAGCTACAGCTGCATTTTGACCGTGACCGACACAACGCGTCACAACCCCAAAACCAGACGTCGATTTCCCCTTGCCATTCCCTGTGATGACCTGAAAAATGCCCTTTTCGATATTGGCAGCAGCGACCTTTTCATCCACCTTCTCTTTAACTTTTTGTTGCCTCTGTTGATGTCTATCTTGTTCGCTCATAATTCACACCCTATAAATTGATTAATGCTTTAATTTTGTTCATATCTAAATGCGCTTCGCATTCATCTGCCAGCCACTCTAGCTGTTTTTCACGGTGCTCATCTAGACTAAAATTCGTTTCTGTTAGCCTGCCATTACTTGCCCAGTTTAAAATGGCTGCAGCCGCTTTGGGCTCATCAAACAAACCATGTAAGTAAGTACCAACAATTAGGTTATCATCTGATATAAAACCATCTTTCAGAAAACCTTGTGGATGGTCAGAAAAATACATAAATGGCCTTTCAAGGGCGGGACCACTACTTTGCCCGCAGTGAATTTCATAGCCTTTAATGTCCACGCTTTGCTGATTGATAACGCACTTACCCTGCACTTGAGTCAGGGTTTTGGTTTGCGTAAGTTTTGTTTCAAAATCAGCTAACCCCAATCCTGTGATTTCAGATTGAGAGCTTTCTATAGCATCAGGGTCACAAATGCGTTTGCCTAACATTTGTAAACCACCACACACGCCTAGCACCTTACCGCCATAACGTAAGTGACGCTTTATTTCGGTTTGCCATGTTTGCGTCTGCAAGAAAGCTAAGTCGTTGATGACGTTTTTACTGCCCGGGATAATAATCAGATCAGTTTGTCCGATTTGCTCGGTATGTTTTACATAACGTAAATCAATTTGAGGGTTTAACCGCAGGCTATCAAAGTCAGTGTGATTACTAATATGCGGCAGTAACAACACACTGACCGTGAGTTGTTTGTCTGTCACTACATTATTCATTGCGACGGCATCTTCAGCGTCGATGTTTAAGCCATGCATGTAGGGCAACACACCTAACACAGGTTTACCCGTTTTTTCTTCGAGCCAATCAAGACCCGACTGCAGCAAAGCAATATCGCCACGAAAGCGGTTGATCACAAAGCCTTGCACCAAGGACTGTTCATACTCACTGAGTAACATTAAGGTGCCGACAAGGTGTGCGAACACGCCGCCTTTATCAATGTCAGCAATGATGATCACAGGGCAATCTACTTCACAAGCAAACCCCATGTTAGCGATATCATTTTCGCGTAGATTGATTTCCGCAGGACTTCCCGCGCCTTCTACCATGATGGCATCAAAATCAGACGCTAATCTTTGATGCGATTCGAGCACAGCCTGCATCGCAACTTTTTTATAATCATGGTATTTTGCCGCTTCCATATTGCTTATGGCGCGGCCATGAATAATAACTTGCGCACCGGTATCACTATTGGGCTTGAGTAAAATAGGATTAAAATCAGTGCTTAAAGGCTGTTTCGCAGCGATGGCTTGCAGTGCTTGAGCACGGCCTATTTCGCCGCCACAAGGGGTTACCGCACTATTGAGTGCCATATTCTGAGGTTTAAATGGCGCAACCTTAACCCCAAGCCTTGCAAGCACGCGGCATAACCCCGCAACCAAGGTACTTTTACCCGCATCAGATGTAGTGCCCTGCACCATTAACGTTTTCATCTTACTCACTTATTTAATCCTTAGCGGGCAGCCAGCCATGATAAAGTCAACACGCTGTGCAACTTTAGCGATATCTTGATTTAACCAGCCAGACTGGTCGACAAACACCCGGCTTAACTCGCCGAGGGGCACTATGCCATGACCTACTTCATTGCTGACTAGCAAAACAGATGCTCGTGTATGTTGTAATGCCTCGAGCAAACGCTGCTTTTGTACTTGTAATTCAGACTCTGATTTTTCACATAACCCATGCGTTAACCATAAGGTTAAACAGTCGATTAATACGCAAGTGTCGCGACCAAACTTTTGTAATATGTCGGCTAGGTACCATGACTCTTCAATCACTTGCCAGCGTTTATCTCGTGTGGCGCGGTGATGAGATACGCGCTGAGCCATCTCAGCATCTTTAATTTCTGCCGTGGCGATGTATACAAATTTACTCACTTTACCTGAAGTATATAAATCCAATGCCGTTTGTTCTGCGAAACTACTTTTTCCAGAGCGTGCGCCACCTAAAATGAGATGAATATTATTTTGAGTCATAGCTAGTCACTTGCCTCATTACACCCAGAGCGCCACTAAAGTTAAATAAATCATGATTTCACAGCATTGTTGCGCAGCGCCTAAGCAATCTCCCGTATACCCACCAAGCTGTTGCTTAAACCAGTTTATACACAGCTGGCGAGTTAAAAATAAAACAGCCACTAAAATAATCACACCCATTAAAGACAACGGTGTAAAAAGCCAAAGCACAAATAGCGCACACAGTGAGGTTAAAGCAAGGAAGTCTTTTGCATGAGAAGAAAGCGACATGGCGACTGGCTTTACCTTTGATTGCGCATCTTCTTGCACGTAAGCAAGCTTACCAATGATACTCGTCGCCATTGCACGGCTAAGAGTATGGCCTAAAACTAGTGCACAAAGCACTTGTGTAAAGCTATTGCTCAGTAGGCTCAGTAGTTGAAACTTTAATAACAGTAATAAAATAAGTGCGCTGGCACCATACGTGCCTAAACGACTGTCTTTCATAATCGACAGCTTTTGCGAGACAGTCCAACCGCCACCAAAACCGTCCCAGACATCGGCAAAACCATCTTCATGAAATGCGCCAGTAATTAAAATACCCAGAGAGAGGGTAAGGATCACACAAACGCTTGGCGGAAAAATCAAAGACGCAACACCATATACAGCAGCTAAGGTAACCCCCAACAACAAACCAACTAAGGCAAAATAGCCACTTGCTTCACTGAGTGCATTGTTTTCAATCTCTTGTTCAAAATGTACAGGCACACGAGTTAAAAAGCTCACAGCCAATAAAAAGTGCTGCTTATTCATGTTAAACAACTTTCGTGACATTTGCGTCATCAAAACTATTCATGTCGTTATAAAACGCCAGAGCACTTTGTAACAAGGGTAAGCTCAATGCCGCCCCCGTCCCTTCGCCCAATCTAAGACCAAGATCTAAAAGAGGCTTAGCATTAATTGAATTTAACATTTGCAGGTGCGCTTGCTCAGAAGAGCAATGGGCAAACACCATATAGCTTTGACTGTTTGGCTCAATACGAATAGCCAGTAATGCCGCGGCCGTTGCAATAAATCCATCAATAATAATAACCTGCTGTAACTCCGCAACAGCCAACATGGCGCCGACCATTTGACAGATCTCAAACCCACCCAAACAACGTAAGATTGCATGTGGGTCATTCAGTTTATCTCGGTGTAAGTTAAGCGCGGTATTAATCAGCTCCACTTTTTTATCTACCACTTCGTTTGAGACGCCCGTGCCAAGCCCAACCGTGTATTCAGCAGAGAGCCCACTCAACGCGCTAAAAATAGCCGATGCTGCACTGGTATTGCCAATGCCCATCTCACCAAATGCAAAAGTGTTACAACCTTGCTGATATTGTTTATGAACAAGCTTCTTAGCAAACTCAAAACCTTGCGCTTCTTGAGCTTGGGTTAACGCTTCACATTCATCAAATGAACGCGTAACTGATCCCAAACGCTGTGAGGTAACACCTAAGGCCTGGTCGGGTTCACTTAGAATACCGCAATCGACTATCTCGAGTTGCCACCCTAATTGTTTGCTGAAAACATTAATTGCAGCGCCTCCTGACGCGAAATTCGCTACCATTTGGGCTGTTACTTCACTAGGCGCGATAGATACACCTTTTGCAGCGATACCATGGTCGCCTGCAAACACTGTTAGAGTGGGTTTGCTGATTTGTGGTCGAAATGCTGAAAGCTGCTCAGGTTCTATACCCTGAGAGAAAATAGTCACCAGCTGTTTAGCCAATGTTTCTAGCTCACCTAACGCACCCAAAGGCTTAGTTTTCAGGTTTATTTTTTTTTCGATAAGTTCGCGAGAACGCGTATCAAGTGCTTTAACTGAGAACATACGCTAAGGCCTTTTTTGTTTGAGAGTCAGTAAAGTTAAAAAGAACACACTGCCTATTGCAGCAGTGATAACACCAATGGGAAGCTCTTGATTATCAAGAATAGTACGGGCAAATAAATCTACCCATATCATCATCAACCCACCACTTAAAGCAGTACACAGCAGGCCAATTGAAGTTGCCTGTGAAATGAAAAAACGTACCAAATGCGGGATCATTAACCCGACAAAGCCAATGCCACCGCACATAGCAACCAATACAGCGGTCAGCAAT
The Pseudoalteromonas phenolica genome window above contains:
- the yaaA gene encoding peroxide stress protein YaaA, encoding MITVISPAKNLDYDTPAHIDTFTQPELLEHSEELMTVCRELSPQQIGSLMKISDKLSGLNAARFSEWEQPFTPENAKQAVLAFNGDVYTGLDAASLNEDSLNYAQSHLRILSGLYGVLKPLDLMQAYRLEMGTKLENTRGKNLYEFWGTVIAEKLNEALAAESATQLVNLASNEYFKAVNKKALKADIITPVFKDCKNGQYKVISFYAKKARGMMARYIMENQVTSLAALKEFDVAGYYFSAEATQKENEPVFLRAEQN
- the tal gene encoding transaldolase produces the protein MTSALDRLKQHSSIVADTGDIEAIRKHQPEDATTNPSLLLKAAEMPAYQAYLTQAWDYAKSNESDADKQVELACDYFAVLIGKEIANIVPGYISTEVDARLSFDTEATIAKAKTLLALYKEQGISQDKILIKIASTWEGIKAAEQLEKEGIKCNLTLLFSSAQARACADANVFLISPFVGRILDWHVANGLEKPTDPLQDPGVQSVRSIYSFYKQHGYNTVVMGASFRNTGEIIALTGCDKLTISPALLEELGELTDAQEYLLENDYEVQAKPAPLTEAQFRWQHNQDAMATEKLAEGIRAFAEAQETLEARFKAL
- a CDS encoding DUF3545 family protein — protein: MDSLDDIIAVLESPETTKRTSSKKQKRKWREIEAFKDKQRLRKELQDLDYFADNLDLEELDLI
- the ung gene encoding uracil-DNA glycosylase → MKTWSDFIAEQSQQPYLKDTLEYVAQKRSEGVTVFPPEQQVFSAFDATPFEQVKVVILGQDPYHGPDQAHGLCFSVLPGIKPPPSLANMYKELVQDIEGFNIPDHGYLMSWAEQGVLLLNTVLTVEQGQAHSHKHLGWEKFTDKVIDEINQHREGVVFLLWGAHAQKKGKNIDKNRHHILHAPHPSPLSAHRGFFGCQHFSKTNEILDSMSKTPINWQV
- a CDS encoding cobalamin-binding protein: MWLNRTLLISFLLLTSQYVAANQSHNSSQPDIQHKAQRIVALAPHIVENLFAIGAGGKIVGTVEYADYPEQALEISRIGGYHGIQLEKLLALKPDLVIAWQTGNKKADLEKIEKLGIRVVYSETNDLTKVSEQLIKFGKLTGHQAQAKQVAKEFDARLAKLQSQYQDAKSLDVFYQLWPEPMMSVNKNTMIHQVLSICQVNNVFAQSRADYPQISIENVLKFKPQVIVLPEEKTKKDVQHTNWQDWPQIPAVEHQQFIRVNADLLHRFSVRALDGVADLCDKLSQSRRYYQEQS
- the cobO gene encoding cob(I)yrinic acid a,c-diamide adenosyltransferase; amino-acid sequence: MSEQDRHQQRQQKVKEKVDEKVAAANIEKGIFQVITGNGKGKSTSGFGVVTRCVGHGQNAAVAQFIKGMWDCGERNLLEKVGVPFAVMKTGFTWETQNRETDTAAAEETWQQAKKWLADDSIDLVLLDELTYMVSYDYLDLDEVISAIENRPKMQSVIVTGRGAHRRLTELADTVSEVRNVKHAFESGVKALKGFDY
- a CDS encoding cobyric acid synthase, producing MKTLMVQGTTSDAGKSTLVAGLCRVLARLGVKVAPFKPQNMALNSAVTPCGGEIGRAQALQAIAAKQPLSTDFNPILLKPNSDTGAQVIIHGRAISNMEAAKYHDYKKVAMQAVLESHQRLASDFDAIMVEGAGSPAEINLRENDIANMGFACEVDCPVIIIADIDKGGVFAHLVGTLMLLSEYEQSLVQGFVINRFRGDIALLQSGLDWLEEKTGKPVLGVLPYMHGLNIDAEDAVAMNNVVTDKQLTVSVLLLPHISNHTDFDSLRLNPQIDLRYVKHTEQIGQTDLIIIPGSKNVINDLAFLQTQTWQTEIKRHLRYGGKVLGVCGGLQMLGKRICDPDAIESSQSEITGLGLADFETKLTQTKTLTQVQGKCVINQQSVDIKGYEIHCGQSSGPALERPFMYFSDHPQGFLKDGFISDDNLIVGTYLHGLFDEPKAAAAILNWASNGRLTETNFSLDEHREKQLEWLADECEAHLDMNKIKALINL
- the cobU gene encoding bifunctional adenosylcobinamide kinase/adenosylcobinamide-phosphate guanylyltransferase, whose amino-acid sequence is MTQNNIHLILGGARSGKSSFAEQTALDLYTSGKVSKFVYIATAEIKDAEMAQRVSHHRATRDKRWQVIEESWYLADILQKFGRDTCVLIDCLTLWLTHGLCEKSESELQVQKQRLLEALQHTRASVLLVSNEVGHGIVPLGELSRVFVDQSGWLNQDIAKVAQRVDFIMAGCPLRIK
- a CDS encoding adenosylcobinamide-GDP ribazoletransferase, coding for MNKQHFLLAVSFLTRVPVHFEQEIENNALSEASGYFALVGLLLGVTLAAVYGVASLIFPPSVCVILTLSLGILITGAFHEDGFADVWDGFGGGWTVSQKLSIMKDSRLGTYGASALILLLLLKFQLLSLLSNSFTQVLCALVLGHTLSRAMATSIIGKLAYVQEDAQSKVKPVAMSLSSHAKDFLALTSLCALFVLWLFTPLSLMGVIILVAVLFLTRQLCINWFKQQLGGYTGDCLGAAQQCCEIMIYLTLVALWV
- the cobT gene encoding nicotinate-nucleotide--dimethylbenzimidazole phosphoribosyltransferase; the encoded protein is MFSVKALDTRSRELIEKKINLKTKPLGALGELETLAKQLVTIFSQGIEPEQLSAFRPQISKPTLTVFAGDHGIAAKGVSIAPSEVTAQMVANFASGGAAINVFSKQLGWQLEIVDCGILSEPDQALGVTSQRLGSVTRSFDECEALTQAQEAQGFEFAKKLVHKQYQQGCNTFAFGEMGIGNTSAASAIFSALSGLSAEYTVGLGTGVSNEVVDKKVELINTALNLHRDKLNDPHAILRCLGGFEICQMVGAMLAVAELQQVIIIDGFIATAAALLAIRIEPNSQSYMVFAHCSSEQAHLQMLNSINAKPLLDLGLRLGEGTGAALSLPLLQSALAFYNDMNSFDDANVTKVV